One window of the Trifolium pratense cultivar HEN17-A07 linkage group LG2, ARS_RC_1.1, whole genome shotgun sequence genome contains the following:
- the LOC123908040 gene encoding disease resistance protein RPV1-like has translation MFSPKKYDVFLSFRGEDTRDNIASHLHEALIQKKVETFTDDKLKLKKGERIGPSLIKAIEESHVSIVIFSENYASSGWCLDEIVKIMECQKERGQIVIPVFYKIDPSNVRHQSGTYEEWFVKHLNSNNSHKVLNWRSALTEAANLAGWDFQTYGCESQFIKDIVKDILQQLNLIHPIELKGVVGVEENYKRVKSLLKMGSREVRVIGIWGMGGIGKTTLALVLHAKLSSQFEGHCFLANVREQIEKNNIDFLRNKLFSELLEDKNLHVNIPKVEYHFVMNRLRRKKVLIVLDDVATSEQLDDLISDYECLGLGSRVIVTTRDKHVIKDVDEIFEVKELNEHDSLQLFCLNAFKEKHPKSAYEELSKNVIAYCKGNPLALRVLGVRLRSRSKEEWKAELEKIKKIPDIKIHNVLKLSYDDLDSDQQNILLDIACFFKEESRDRVTNLSKAFHPFIGIQNLVEKSLITISNKSTIQMHDLIQEMCWNVVHQESPKDPGSRTRLWDPNEVYDVLKYNKGTKAVEGITLDVSKIEDLHLKFDSFTKMYEMRFLKFYYGNCNVASNIYLPDGLDSLSDKLRYLEWHRYCLKSLPSNFCAKYLVELSMPYSNLQKLWDGVQNLANLKEIDLRFSNELVDVPDLSKATNLEWLALTGCRNLREIHPSILSLDKLKDLELEGCTKIESFQTDNHLDSLQTIQLSNCSSLKEFSVTSNKLEKLWLDGTSIQELPSSIWCCKKLKMIDLHNCENLIGFGENENYIEIGSLSTLILSGCKKFNTSNLCFNFKAWQSTLTSLSLENCCNLEPLPDSIGLLSSLQCLRLSGSNIERLSPHIKNLNNLKELRLDNCKKLVSMSVSELPPSLRLFSAINCISLDTVTDLTTLDIPFEHRTKPQQYYQSVIFPGGHVPKRFSFHSEENHHHGSTSSVTISHLPESGLYGLVFCIILSESIDQYRYVQCSVNQNSKRIGVKSASLRNLVMHLVTDHVFLWYLDIKSGAQNISLNSQIQESGAWDNPCNISFEFSLENEEGEWSTERIKGCGVFPLYHLQEANNFKED, from the exons atgTTTTCTCCTAAAAAATATGATGTTTTTCTTAGCTTTCGAGGTGAAGATACACGCGACAACATCGCAAGCCATCTTCATGAAGCATTAATCCAAAAGAAAGTTGAAACATTTACGGACGACAAACTGAAGCTTAAAAAAGGAGAAAGAATTGGGCCATCACTCATCAAAGCCATTGAAGAATCACATGTTTCTATTGTCATTTTCTCAGAAAACTATGCTTCCTCGGGGTGGTGTTTGGATGAAATCGTCAAGATTATGGAATGCCAGAAAGAAAGAGGACAAATTGTGATACCTGTGTTCTACAAAATAGATCCATCAAATGTGAGACATCAAAGTGGGACATATGAAGAATGGTTTGTGAAACATCTCAATAGCAACAATAGTCACAAAGTGCTCAATTGGAGAAGTGCTCTCACAGAAGCAGCTAATTTGGCTGGTTGGGATTTTCAAACTTATgg GTGTGAATCTCAATTCATTAAAGACATTGTTAAAGATATTTTGCAACAACTGAATCTCATACACCCAATTGAATTGAAGGGAGTGGTTGGAGTTGAGGAAAATTATAAAAGAGTTAAATCATTATTGAAAATGGGCTCAAGAGAAGTTCGAGTGATTGGCATATGGGGCATGGGTGGCATAGGTAAGACAACCCTAGCACTTGTTTTACATGCCAAATTGTCTTCTCAATTTGAAGGTCATTGCTTTTTGGCAAATGTAAGGGAACAAATAGAGAAGAATAATATAGATTTCTTGCGCAACAAGCTTTTTTCAGAGTTGTTAGAGGACAAAAATCTCCATGTTAATATACCCAAAGTTGAATATCATTTTGTGATGAATAGACTTAGACGTAAAAAAGTTCTTATTGTTTTGGATGACGTGGCTACCTCAGAACAATTAGATGACCTAATCAGTGATTATGAATGTTTGGGACTTGGAAGTAGAGTGATTGTAACCACTAGAGATAAGCATGTAATTAAAGATGTTGATGAAATATTTGAGGTCAAGGAATTGAACGAACATGATTCTCTTCAGCTTTTCTGTTTGAATGCATTCAAAGAAAAACATCCTAAAAGTGCATATGAAGAGCTCTCGAAAAATGTAATTGCCTATTGCAAAGGAAACCCTTTGGCTTTAAGAGTTTTGGGTGTGCGTCTTCGTTCAAGAAGTAAAGAGGAGTGGAAAGCTGAATTGGAAAAAATCAAGAAGATTCCggacataaaaattcataatgtgTTGAAATTGAGTTATGATGACTTAGATAGTGatcaacaaaatattttgttagaCATAGCATGCTTTTTCAAAGAAGAATCTAGAGACCGCGTGACAAATCTATCGAAAGCTTTCCACCCATTTATTGGGATTCAAAACCTAGTAGAAAAGTCTCTTATAACCATTTCAAATAAGAGTACAATACAAATGCATGACTTAATACAAGAAATGTGCTGGAATGTTGTTCATCAAGAATCCCCTAAAGACCCTGGAAGCAGAACTCGATTGTGGGATCCCAATGAAGTGTATGAtgtactaaaatataataag GGAACTAAAGCTGTAGAAGGAATAACTTTAGATGTGTCTAAAATTGAGGATCTACATTTGAAGTTTGATTCTTTTACAAAAATGTATGAGATGAGATTTCTTAAATTCTATTATGGAAATTGCAATGTGGCAAGTAATATATATCTTCCGGACGGTCTGGATTCATTGTCTGACAAATTGAGGTACCTTGAATGGCATAGATATTGTCTAAAGTCTTTGCCATCAAACTTTTGTGCTAAATATCTTGTTGAGCTTTCCATGCCTTACAGCAACCTTCAAAAGCTTTGGGACGGAGTTCAG aatcttgCAAATTTAAAGGAAATTGACCTTAGATTCAGCAATGAGTTGGTTGATGTCCCAGACTTGTCTAAGGCTACTAATTTGGAATGGTTGGCACTTACTGGGTGTAGAAATTTGCGCGAAATCCATCCTTCCATTTTGTCTCTCGACAAGCTTAAAGATCTCGAATTAGAAGGTTGTACGAAGATTGAAAGTTTTCAAACTGACAATCATTTAGATTCTCTTCAAACCATCCAACTCAGCAACTGCTCATCTCTGAAAGAATTCTCGGTCACTTCAAATAAACTCGAGAAACTGTGGTTAGACG GTACATCTATCCAAGAATTGCCATCATCAATTTGGTGTTGCAAGAAACTGAAGATGATTGATCTACACAATTGTGAGAATCTTATTGGTTTTGGAGAAAATGAAAACTATATAGAAATTGGATCTCTTAGCACTCTGATTCTTTCTGGCTGCAAAAAATTCAATACATCAAATTTGTGTTTCAACTTCAAAGCATGGCAATCAACTTTAACCTCATTGAGTTTAGAAAATTGTTGCAACTTAGAGCCACTTCCTGATAGCATTGGTTTATTGTCATCATTGCAATGCTTAAGACTAAGTGGAAGCAATATTGAGAGATTGTCACCACACATCAAAAACCTTAACAACCTTAAAGAGCTAAGGTTAGACAATTGCAAGAAACTCGTGTCCATGTCTGTGTCTGAGCTTCCACCATCATTAAGATTGTTTAGTGCTATCAACTGCATTTCTTTAGACACGGTCACGGACCTTACTACATTGGACATACCTTTTGAACATAGAACTAAACCTCAACAATATTATCAATCTGTGATCTTCCCAGGAGGTCATGTTCCTAAGAGATTTAGTTTTCATTCAGAAGAAAATCATCATCACGGTTCAACTTCTTCAGTAACTATTAGCCATCTTCCAGAATCTGGTTTATATGGTTTAGTGTTTTGTATCATTCTTTCTGAGTCAATTGATCAGTATCGATACGTTCAATGTTCTGTTAACCAAAATTCCAAAAGAATAGGTGTAAAATCCGCCTCTTTGCGTAATCTTGTTATGCATTTGGTTACGGATCATGTGTTTCTTTGGTATCTTGACATCAAAAGTGGCGCTCAAAACATTTCTTTGAATAGTCAAATACAGGAAAGTGGAGCATGGGATAATCCTTGCAACATATCCTTTGAATTTTCACTTGAAAATGAGGAGGGAGAATGGTCAACTGAGAGGATAAAGGGCTGTGGGGTGTTCCCACTTTATCACTTACAAGAAGCTAACAATTTTAAAGAGGACTGA
- the LOC123908510 gene encoding transcription initiation factor TFIID subunit 8 gives MNPMQEISTTKATSKLQRRAKGKKKRGLNDVQVAETPSEFSFAIAKTAVSQICQSVGYRRSKYDALEALTSVTTKYLEAIARSAASFANASNRTDSNLFDLINSIHDLSSVRGFPGGSKMHTSNLLRSAPLKDIVDFVKFSKEVPFSKPILSKNTHGSQNPEITIDSCPSIDCSKNAKIQCLHIPRWLPDFPSESLYKKRVLVNERKCGEKLWEHSLAMEDCRGNTEANSGMLKSNNDINEKEEKDTRMELAKGRERVKFKFGKEEEKQIGLGMNMMNGVCKGRKRVSWSHYKINDCMDNENEDERNALKSEMR, from the coding sequence ATGAACCCTATGCAAGAGATAAGCACAACAAAAGCCACATCAAAGCTACAACGAAGGGCAAAAGGCAAAAAGAAGAGGGGTCTAAATGATGTTCAAGTAGCAGAAACACCATCAGAATTCTCATTTGCTATAGCCAAAACTGCAGTTTCTCAGATTTGCCAGTCAGTTGGCTACAGAAGATCCAAATATGATGCTCTTGAAGCCTTAACTAGTGTTACTACCAAATATCTCGAAGCCATTGCAAGATCAGCTGCCTCTTTTGCTAATGCATCCAATCGTACGGACTCCAATCTCTTTGATCTCATCAACAGCATTCATGATCTGTCTTCAGTTCGAGGATTTCCTGGTGGTTCAAAAATGCACACAAGTAACCTGCTGAGGTCTGCACCTCTAAAAGACATTGTGGATTTTGTCAAATTTTCCAAAGAAGTGCCATTTTCCAAACCAATTCTATCAAAAAATACTCATGGAAGTCAAAATCCAGAAATAACCATTGATTCTTGCCCATCAATAGATTGCTCTAAGAATGCTAAAATACAATGTTTGCATATACCAAGATGGCTCCCAGATTTTCCTAGCGAAAGCTTATACAAAAAACGGGTTTTGGTTAATGAGAGGAAATGTGGTGAGAAATTGTGGGAACATTCACTTGCCATGGAAGATTGCAGAGGTAACACGGAGGCAAACAGCGGCATGTTAAAGAGCAACAATGACATtaatgaaaaagaagagaaagacaCCAGGATGGAATTGGCAAAGGGAAGAGAAAGGGTGAAATTTAAATTTGGAAAGGAGGAAGAGAAGCAAATTGGGTTGGGTATGAATATGATGAATGGGGTATGTAAAGGAAGGAAAAGAGTGTCTTGGAGTCATTACAAAATCAATGACTGTATGGAtaatgaaaatgaagatgaaaggaATGCATTAAAGAGTGAGATGAGATAG